The following are encoded in a window of Trichormus variabilis 0441 genomic DNA:
- a CDS encoding iron uptake porin — protein MSHLLWKTLVLSPVGLATTLLVITNGIDSVKADENRILEQVNIYSSEANNQNPMSQVTSVSQFSDVQPTDWAFQALQSLVERYGCIAGYPNGTYRGNRALTRYEFAAGLNACLDRVNELIATATSDLVTKQDLATLQRLQEEFSAELATLRGRVDAVEARTAELEANQFSTTTKLVGEAIFAVTDSFGDDDDNNTVFQNRVRLSLQTSFTGKDILYTRLASGNAVGLTLPNGTFEGTQTFNISPNTSNGVAIDWLSYYFPVGNSQVYIAATGGIHSDYVPTVNPYFEDFDGGNGALSTFASESPIYRIGGGAGAGVNLAFGSGNSSFKPSLTLGYLASEGNNPNPSAGLFEGNYAALAQLNLNVGDRLTLAATYVHGYHGANSALFDAGLVSSAVVGTAQANFVGGGNPYQSNSYGLAAAFKPSDRLSISGFVLYSDITDLVANNDGEVWSYGVGVALPDLGKRGNVLGLFAGTQPYLGSVSGDRPYHIEGFYKYRLTDNISITPGVIWLTNPGQVTNNNDAVIGTLRTTFTF, from the coding sequence ATGTCTCATCTATTATGGAAAACTCTGGTGTTAAGTCCAGTGGGTTTAGCAACAACTTTGTTAGTCATAACTAATGGCATTGATAGCGTCAAAGCTGATGAAAATCGCATTTTAGAACAAGTCAATATTTACAGCAGTGAAGCGAACAATCAAAATCCCATGTCTCAAGTGACATCAGTTTCCCAGTTTTCTGATGTACAGCCAACGGATTGGGCATTTCAAGCATTGCAATCTCTAGTTGAACGCTATGGTTGTATCGCTGGGTATCCCAATGGAACTTACCGAGGAAACCGCGCCTTAACCCGTTATGAATTTGCGGCTGGTTTGAATGCTTGTTTAGATAGAGTCAATGAACTAATTGCGACAGCAACCTCTGATTTGGTGACAAAACAAGATTTAGCCACCCTCCAACGTTTGCAAGAAGAATTTTCCGCAGAATTAGCCACTTTACGTGGTCGAGTAGATGCTGTAGAAGCACGTACTGCGGAGCTAGAAGCAAATCAATTTTCTACTACAACTAAGTTAGTCGGTGAAGCAATTTTTGCTGTTACTGATAGCTTTGGCGACGACGACGACAACAACACCGTCTTTCAAAACAGGGTACGTCTAAGTTTGCAAACCAGCTTCACAGGTAAAGATATTCTCTACACCAGGCTTGCTAGTGGTAATGCGGTGGGATTAACTTTACCAAATGGCACATTTGAAGGTACTCAAACTTTTAACATATCGCCCAATACCAGTAACGGTGTTGCTATAGATTGGCTGTCATACTATTTCCCCGTTGGTAATTCCCAAGTATATATAGCAGCAACAGGCGGTATTCACAGCGATTATGTTCCTACTGTTAACCCCTATTTTGAGGATTTTGACGGTGGTAACGGTGCTTTGTCTACCTTTGCATCTGAAAGTCCGATTTATCGCATAGGTGGCGGTGCAGGTGCAGGTGTGAACTTGGCTTTTGGTAGTGGGAACAGTAGTTTTAAACCTTCATTAACCTTGGGCTATTTAGCTTCCGAAGGGAATAACCCAAACCCCAGTGCAGGTTTATTTGAAGGTAATTATGCCGCTTTAGCACAGTTAAATCTGAATGTGGGCGATCGCCTCACCTTAGCCGCCACCTATGTTCATGGGTATCATGGGGCAAATAGTGCTTTATTTGATGCTGGCTTGGTAAGTAGTGCTGTAGTCGGGACTGCACAAGCTAACTTTGTCGGTGGTGGTAATCCCTATCAAAGTAATTCCTACGGTTTAGCTGCGGCTTTCAAACCCAGTGACAGACTTTCGATTAGTGGTTTTGTGCTTTACAGCGATATTACAGACTTAGTAGCCAATAATGATGGTGAAGTTTGGAGCTATGGAGTAGGAGTAGCTCTACCAGATTTGGGTAAGAGGGGTAACGTTTTAGGGTTGTTTGCAGGTACTCAACCGTACTTGGGGAGTGTAAGTGGCGATCGCCCCTATCACATTGAAGGTTTTTACAAATATCGCCTCACTGACAACATTTCTATCACCCCTGGTGTGATTTGGTTAACCAATCCAGGTCAAGTCACTAACAACAATGATGCCGTGATTGGCACATTAAGAACTACCTTCACTTTTTAA
- a CDS encoding YnfA family protein translates to MQTLVFFLIAALGEIFGCYTFWVWLRLGKSILWIVPGVLALIVFAFALTKVNASNAGRVYAAYGGVYILSSVVWLWLAEGVKPDKWDLLGVTICLLGTVVILFSHYR, encoded by the coding sequence ATGCAAACACTTGTCTTCTTTTTAATTGCTGCTCTGGGAGAAATTTTCGGTTGCTACACCTTCTGGGTATGGTTAAGACTGGGAAAGAGCATCTTATGGATTGTTCCAGGAGTCTTAGCTCTGATCGTTTTTGCTTTTGCTCTCACCAAAGTTAACGCTTCAAATGCCGGAAGAGTATACGCTGCTTACGGAGGTGTTTACATTCTTTCATCTGTTGTTTGGTTGTGGTTGGCTGAAGGTGTCAAACCAGATAAGTGGGACTTACTTGGCGTTACAATCTGCTTACTTGGAACGGTTGTAATTTTGTTCAGTCACTATCGTTAG
- a CDS encoding ATP-binding response regulator → MLNVLLIDDNINDRLLAICSLKKEFADLQIAEIKNPQELAQALENGVFDVVVTDYQISWIDGISILRTIKQHYPNCPVVMFTSSGSQEIAVEAMKSGLDDYVLKSPKSSSRLATAVRLAIEQAETRANAEAANRLKDEFLVTLSHELRTPLNAILGWAQILLKQTPNSSTTKRALETIVRNAKTQARIVEDILDISGIITGKFSLQVAPVDLVAIINTVIASVNPAIATKAIHLEAKLAPLDGQVLGDETRLQQIFGNLLLNAVKFTPEHGYILLQVKQVNIDAVITVKDTGIGINAEFLPFVFDRFSQADSSTTRSYRGLGLGLAIARQLTELHGGTIEATSLGEGYGATFTVKLPLMSKQFLETNYLTEVTYIDSNNIQDDCQVRNNKLCLTDLRILVVDDEVDTRDLLISILEQEGSEVITAASAQEAMVAVCNSQFDLFVFDIGLPQEDGYTLLTRVRQLEQQHNREIPAIALTAYAAKEYQQQALAVGFQKYLAKPVEPDELVVAISSLLEINE, encoded by the coding sequence ATGTTAAATGTTTTGTTAATTGATGACAATATAAACGATCGCCTTTTGGCGATTTGCTCCCTGAAGAAAGAATTTGCTGATTTACAGATCGCAGAAATTAAAAATCCACAGGAATTAGCACAGGCACTAGAAAATGGTGTTTTTGATGTAGTAGTTACCGACTATCAAATAAGCTGGATTGATGGCATCTCTATTCTGAGAACTATCAAGCAGCACTATCCTAATTGCCCAGTTGTGATGTTCACCAGTAGCGGTAGTCAGGAAATAGCAGTTGAGGCGATGAAGTCTGGGTTGGATGACTACGTACTTAAGTCACCCAAATCTTCTTCTCGTTTAGCAACAGCTGTACGGTTAGCGATAGAGCAAGCAGAGACTCGCGCTAATGCCGAGGCAGCAAATCGATTAAAAGATGAGTTTTTAGTCACACTATCCCACGAATTGCGAACACCGCTTAATGCTATTTTGGGTTGGGCGCAAATCCTTCTCAAACAAACGCCAAATAGCAGCACAACAAAGCGTGCTTTGGAAACTATTGTTCGCAACGCCAAAACCCAAGCGCGAATTGTTGAAGATATTTTAGATATCTCTGGGATTATTACAGGTAAATTTTCTCTTCAGGTTGCCCCTGTTGATTTGGTGGCAATTATTAACACAGTAATTGCATCTGTAAATCCGGCGATCGCCACAAAAGCGATTCATTTAGAAGCTAAGTTAGCTCCCCTCGACGGACAAGTCTTAGGAGATGAAACACGATTACAACAAATTTTTGGGAATTTGTTGTTGAATGCAGTCAAGTTTACTCCTGAACACGGTTATATTTTGTTACAAGTCAAGCAAGTAAATATAGATGCGGTAATTACAGTTAAAGATACAGGAATTGGAATTAATGCCGAATTTCTGCCATTTGTTTTTGACCGCTTTAGTCAGGCAGATAGTTCAACAACCCGGTCTTACAGAGGCTTAGGATTAGGATTAGCGATCGCTCGCCAGCTTACAGAACTGCATGGAGGAACGATTGAGGCAACCAGTTTAGGCGAAGGGTATGGTGCTACCTTCACAGTTAAGTTACCATTGATGTCAAAACAATTCCTAGAAACTAATTACTTAACTGAAGTTACGTATATTGACTCAAATAACATTCAAGATGATTGTCAAGTACGGAATAATAAGCTGTGCCTTACAGATTTACGAATATTAGTAGTTGACGACGAAGTAGATACTAGAGATTTACTAATTTCTATTTTAGAGCAGGAAGGCTCTGAGGTTATTACTGCCGCTTCAGCACAGGAAGCAATGGTAGCTGTTTGTAATTCTCAATTTGACCTGTTTGTATTTGATATTGGTCTGCCTCAAGAAGATGGGTATACCCTATTGACTAGAGTGAGACAGTTGGAACAACAGCATAATAGAGAAATTCCAGCGATCGCCCTTACAGCTTATGCTGCCAAAGAATACCAGCAACAAGCTCTGGCGGTTGGTTTTCAAAAATACCTTGCTAAACCTGTAGAGCCTGATGAGCTAGTTGTTGCGATTTCTAGTTTACTTGAAATCAATGAATGA
- a CDS encoding DUF7219 family protein translates to MQKLNDGNKESFLYPRSRYYGSVKPENLVFNANLQEFAQKISYIVNLQTGGKLSSEVAYERIETLWKQLELSKKELGISTELNQHSGGL, encoded by the coding sequence ATGCAAAAGCTCAATGACGGAAACAAAGAAAGCTTTCTCTACCCTCGCAGTCGCTACTACGGTTCAGTCAAACCAGAAAATTTGGTATTTAATGCCAATCTTCAAGAATTTGCTCAAAAAATTAGCTACATCGTCAATTTACAAACAGGCGGAAAACTCTCTTCTGAAGTTGCCTACGAACGCATTGAGACACTTTGGAAACAATTAGAACTCAGTAAGAAGGAATTAGGGATTAGTACAGAGTTGAATCAGCATTCTGGTGGATTGTAA
- a CDS encoding sensor histidine kinase, giving the protein MSNPLPISANSTYTHPSRYGKHKILLGMAPGVGKTYRMLDEANRLKQQGKDVVIGYLETHGRIDIAAKAIGLEIIPRKIVQQGELILTQMDTDAILARQPQLVLIDELAHTNIPESGRDRRYQDVEAIVKAGIDVYSTVNIQHLEKFSNLVTQMTGIVEQECIPDYLLEVANEVVVVDVTPETLEERLLDGKIYPLDKIERSLQQLFQHRNLVLLRELVLRELADKIEQKAIKEAGYTSLAQACCVHERILVCVSTQPHSLQLIDKGAKMADCMKAPLYVLFVSDPQHFLTKEEELHIQSCKNLCQKFNGEFVQESSHNVAEKIAQVADFYRITQIVLGQSCHSRWQKIFRGSLISQLMHILAHRLPNAAIHNSNSKQAICDRTSFSQIDFHLISI; this is encoded by the coding sequence ATGTCTAACCCCTTGCCGATTTCAGCCAATAGTACCTATACTCATCCTTCCCGTTATGGCAAACATAAAATCCTTCTTGGTATGGCTCCTGGTGTGGGCAAAACCTATAGGATGTTGGATGAAGCCAACCGACTCAAACAACAAGGTAAAGATGTAGTTATCGGCTACTTGGAAACTCACGGGCGCATAGATATAGCTGCCAAAGCTATTGGCTTGGAGATAATTCCTCGCAAAATTGTACAACAGGGTGAATTAATACTCACTCAAATGGATACAGATGCCATCCTTGCGCGTCAACCTCAGCTAGTTCTAATTGATGAACTAGCGCACACCAACATCCCTGAATCTGGTCGAGACAGACGCTACCAAGATGTGGAAGCAATAGTGAAAGCAGGTATAGATGTTTACTCTACAGTTAACATTCAACACTTGGAAAAATTCAGCAATCTAGTTACCCAAATGACGGGAATTGTTGAGCAAGAGTGTATTCCTGATTATTTATTAGAAGTCGCCAACGAAGTGGTGGTAGTAGATGTCACACCTGAAACCTTAGAAGAAAGATTATTGGATGGAAAGATTTATCCACTGGATAAAATTGAGCGATCGCTGCAACAATTATTCCAGCATCGTAATTTGGTACTATTACGAGAACTGGTACTGCGAGAACTAGCTGATAAGATTGAGCAAAAAGCAATCAAAGAAGCAGGTTATACTTCACTTGCACAAGCTTGCTGCGTACACGAACGCATACTAGTTTGTGTTTCCACCCAGCCACACTCCCTGCAACTAATTGATAAAGGAGCCAAAATGGCCGATTGTATGAAGGCTCCACTTTATGTTTTATTTGTTAGCGATCCCCAGCATTTTTTAACAAAAGAAGAAGAACTTCATATTCAAAGCTGTAAAAATCTTTGTCAAAAGTTTAATGGTGAGTTCGTGCAAGAATCCAGTCATAACGTTGCCGAAAAAATTGCTCAGGTTGCAGATTTTTACAGAATTACACAAATAGTTTTGGGTCAATCTTGTCACAGTCGCTGGCAGAAAATTTTTAGAGGATCTTTGATTAGCCAACTGATGCATATATTAGCTCACCGACTACCCAATGCTGCAATCCACAACTCCAATAGTAAACAAGCGATTTGCGATCGGACATCGTTTTCCCAAATCGACTTTCATCTAATCTCAATTTAA
- a CDS encoding TrkA C-terminal domain-containing protein, whose amino-acid sequence MFNHQSVVEPSLFGVLIQPNSIYCGIPLNEIQLPEKCSFLGILRKEQVIPAQENPEIYSGDYILAIAIHPMMVPALKVTLKKIHSVYYSLNACLLEARPIPTQPSLFRR is encoded by the coding sequence GTGTTTAACCATCAAAGTGTAGTTGAACCAAGCCTATTTGGTGTTTTAATCCAACCCAATAGTATTTACTGTGGCATTCCTTTAAACGAAATTCAGTTACCTGAAAAGTGTAGTTTTTTAGGGATATTAAGAAAAGAACAGGTCATTCCTGCACAAGAAAACCCTGAAATTTATTCTGGAGATTACATCTTGGCGATAGCTATACATCCCATGATGGTTCCAGCCCTAAAAGTCACTTTAAAAAAAATCCATTCTGTTTATTATTCACTTAATGCTTGCTTACTAGAAGCTCGACCAATACCTACTCAACCTTCTTTATTTCGGCGATAG
- a CDS encoding TonB-dependent receptor domain-containing protein, whose product MECGAALKLNQYIYLGIASTICLLITQKANAQEKPINTKDIGLITNIPRLSDIERPQTSVRDWLAQSAPTPPQIKITGVRINRTDDTFELILETPDGEISAPETLQEGNIFIADIPNAILALPEGREFREDTPVDGISYVTVTQEESNNTVRVTIASPGNLPTIQVVNQSNNLTIAVTPTSPDIELIVTAQKRPEDAQDVPLSLTVIPQQEIEDAQIRSFQDIANNTPNFSFLPTTAGSADFGYYSVRGLNNFNFLANQDTVGFYIDDVPFDYGGFLDVGLIDLARVEVLRGPQSTLYGRSSPAGVVNVISRPPSNQPEMQISALYGSYNSRELQLSLSDAIIPDKLAFRLAGAYNARDGVFDNIFLNKPIGERSQLTGRAQILWTPTPEWNISFNAYASDNDNGNPTFSRQNAQNPFQVSQEVDGFNRLSTNTQALKISYNGNGFRATSITSRRFSNQNTLVGDNFPGDLLQQIIGINSTLWSQEFRLQSPESADRLRWLLGGYYESRNFNVLDDTFKYTDAGAVAFGVPAPGSDRVSAEQNRQTYAIFGQIDYKPIAPLTLFAGWRYETADAELDRRRVFVNPDGTVNPPTAEVRNATLNSDAFIPRFGLQYRFNPNLMAYATIAKGYRPSGFNYRADTEDTRRFQEETTWTYEVGLKSSWLDDRLSANLSIFQSDVDNYQVLLTDDFGFFRNVTNANVKVTGLEFELKAKPLQGLDLIAGIGYVDSKFKNYRNPFTNGDFSNNRVPFAPELTYNLAVQYRSPGGIFARAELRGYGITYFDDANQVKQDPYALVNARIGYEGEKYGIYLYANNLFDTRYITSGFLFPPPNVTAGFGDPVTYGVRVSASF is encoded by the coding sequence GTGGAGTGTGGGGCAGCCTTGAAACTAAATCAGTATATCTATCTAGGTATAGCAAGTACGATTTGCTTGCTGATAACTCAGAAAGCAAATGCACAAGAGAAGCCGATAAACACAAAGGATATTGGATTAATTACAAATATTCCTCGACTGAGTGATATTGAGCGTCCACAAACGAGTGTTAGAGATTGGCTAGCACAGTCAGCACCAACCCCTCCACAAATCAAGATTACTGGTGTGCGAATCAATCGCACAGACGATACTTTCGAGCTAATTCTGGAAACTCCAGATGGAGAAATATCTGCACCAGAAACTCTTCAAGAAGGCAATATATTTATTGCAGATATCCCCAATGCAATACTAGCTTTACCAGAAGGACGGGAATTTCGGGAAGACACACCAGTTGATGGTATTTCTTATGTGACGGTAACACAGGAGGAATCTAACAACACGGTGCGTGTAACGATCGCATCCCCAGGAAATCTACCAACAATCCAGGTGGTGAATCAATCCAATAATTTAACGATCGCCGTTACTCCTACTTCCCCAGATATTGAATTGATAGTAACCGCCCAAAAACGCCCCGAAGACGCGCAAGATGTCCCCCTTAGCTTGACGGTAATTCCTCAACAAGAAATCGAAGACGCTCAAATTCGTTCTTTCCAAGATATCGCCAACAACACACCCAACTTTAGTTTTCTCCCCACCACTGCGGGGAGTGCTGATTTTGGTTACTACAGTGTGCGGGGGTTAAATAACTTTAACTTTTTAGCCAATCAAGACACCGTTGGCTTTTACATTGATGATGTTCCCTTCGATTATGGCGGCTTTTTAGATGTTGGTTTGATTGATTTAGCACGGGTAGAAGTTTTGCGAGGCCCCCAAAGTACCCTCTATGGTAGAAGTAGTCCGGCTGGGGTGGTGAATGTAATTTCTCGCCCGCCAAGCAATCAGCCAGAGATGCAAATTAGCGCCCTTTACGGTAGCTATAACAGCCGGGAATTGCAATTATCCCTCAGTGATGCCATTATTCCCGATAAACTGGCATTTCGACTAGCAGGCGCATACAACGCACGAGATGGCGTATTTGACAATATCTTTCTGAATAAGCCAATCGGAGAGCGATCGCAACTCACAGGACGCGCTCAAATTCTCTGGACACCCACACCAGAGTGGAATATATCGTTTAACGCCTATGCCAGTGACAACGATAATGGCAATCCTACCTTTTCTCGACAAAACGCACAAAACCCTTTTCAAGTTTCCCAAGAAGTTGATGGTTTCAATCGCCTCAGCACTAATACCCAGGCGCTAAAAATTAGCTACAACGGCAATGGATTTCGGGCTACGTCTATTACCAGCAGGCGATTTAGCAATCAAAATACCTTGGTGGGTGACAATTTCCCCGGTGATTTGCTACAGCAAATTATTGGTATCAATTCGACCCTGTGGTCACAGGAATTTCGCCTCCAATCCCCTGAAAGTGCCGACCGTTTGCGGTGGTTGCTTGGTGGATATTACGAGTCACGGAATTTTAATGTTCTAGATGACACCTTTAAATATACTGATGCTGGTGCAGTAGCCTTTGGCGTACCAGCCCCAGGAAGCGATCGCGTTTCCGCAGAACAAAATCGTCAAACCTACGCCATATTTGGACAAATTGACTACAAACCAATTGCACCACTAACTTTGTTTGCAGGTTGGCGCTATGAAACTGCTGACGCTGAACTCGACCGTCGCCGTGTTTTTGTCAATCCTGATGGTACAGTCAATCCACCCACCGCAGAAGTACGCAATGCTACCCTTAATAGTGACGCATTTATCCCCCGCTTTGGCTTACAGTATCGCTTCAATCCCAATTTAATGGCTTACGCCACAATAGCTAAAGGCTACAGACCAAGTGGATTTAACTACCGTGCAGATACAGAAGATACACGCCGATTTCAAGAAGAAACCACCTGGACTTACGAAGTAGGCTTAAAATCTTCTTGGTTAGATGACCGACTGAGTGCAAATCTATCTATTTTTCAAAGCGATGTTGATAACTACCAAGTGCTGCTGACCGATGATTTTGGCTTTTTTAGAAACGTTACCAATGCAAATGTCAAAGTCACAGGTTTAGAATTTGAACTCAAAGCCAAGCCTTTACAAGGACTAGATTTAATTGCTGGTATTGGCTACGTGGACAGCAAATTTAAAAACTATAGAAATCCTTTCACAAATGGAGACTTTAGCAATAACCGCGTTCCTTTCGCACCGGAATTAACCTACAATTTAGCCGTTCAATATCGTAGTCCCGGTGGTATTTTTGCCCGTGCAGAATTGCGCGGTTATGGAATAACTTACTTTGATGATGCTAACCAAGTGAAGCAAGACCCCTATGCACTAGTAAATGCCCGGATTGGTTATGAGGGCGAAAAATATGGCATTTATCTATATGCAAATAACTTGTTTGATACTCGTTATATTACCTCTGGTTTCCTATTCCCACCACCTAATGTAACTGCGGGATTTGGCGACCCGGTAACTTATGGTGTGCGAGTAAGTGCGAGTTTTTAA
- a CDS encoding tyrosine-type recombinase/integrase — protein sequence MVNNPQLDNLPPIKLIHIQDQAPSTLQEQSRSRGRKTSLPTDIRWIKVLEFLRSTNLAPNSRKLYERELKRFLAWTQLHYHELSPRHLGLYKEYLRDEVKTDAGKPLSKASINAGVAALKSFFNWMCYTYPEIIVTNPTLGIKLEKVPLPPAQSLTDEQMERVWSALELLGETKGRDTALVHILSHGLRAGEIVQLNVGSFDGKLLFLPDTKTNEPRLVPLRKESRDVLEAYLRSRREQGEELNSLTPLMISHHASYKGDRLSYHGIYFAVEKIGELAGIEDLHPHQFRHTYATELLLLGVDPSHARKLTGHQSEKAFRRYTLRSEQEAAIAAYYRAIGEERE from the coding sequence ATGGTAAACAATCCTCAGCTTGACAACCTACCGCCAATCAAGTTGATCCACATTCAGGATCAAGCGCCATCAACCCTACAAGAGCAATCTAGAAGCAGGGGAAGAAAAACATCTTTACCCACAGACATACGCTGGATAAAGGTGCTGGAGTTTCTCCGCAGCACCAACCTTGCACCTAACAGCCGAAAATTGTACGAACGTGAACTAAAGCGATTCTTGGCATGGACGCAACTGCACTATCACGAACTAAGCCCACGTCACCTGGGGTTGTACAAGGAATATCTGCGGGATGAAGTAAAAACTGATGCAGGCAAACCCCTGTCAAAAGCTAGTATCAATGCAGGGGTTGCCGCACTTAAAAGCTTTTTCAATTGGATGTGCTACACATATCCTGAAATAATTGTTACTAATCCTACACTGGGGATAAAGCTAGAGAAAGTACCATTGCCACCAGCCCAAAGCCTAACTGACGAGCAGATGGAGCGCGTTTGGTCAGCTTTAGAATTGTTGGGAGAGACAAAAGGGCGCGATACAGCGCTTGTTCACATACTCAGCCACGGACTCCGCGCAGGGGAAATTGTACAGTTAAATGTTGGTTCATTTGATGGCAAGCTGCTGTTCTTGCCAGATACCAAAACCAATGAACCGCGCTTAGTACCATTACGGAAAGAAAGCCGTGACGTGTTAGAGGCATATTTGCGATCGCGCCGCGAACAGGGGGAAGAACTAAATAGCCTCACCCCGTTGATGATTTCACATCACGCTTCATACAAGGGCGATCGCTTGAGTTACCACGGGATATACTTTGCGGTGGAAAAAATCGGTGAACTGGCTGGCATTGAAGATTTGCACCCCCACCAATTTCGGCATACCTACGCCACGGAGTTGTTACTGTTGGGTGTAGACCCCAGCCATGCACGGAAATTGACCGGGCATCAAAGCGAGAAGGCGTTCAGGCGCTATACTTTGCGGAGTGAACAAGAAGCAGCGATCGCTGCTTATTACAGAGCAATAGGTGAAGAAAGGGAGTAA
- a CDS encoding pentapeptide repeat-containing protein: protein MMIYFIRPLIPLTLLLTPSLISQVNDFFRQNAIKQLQETRRCFSCNLSGINLSGGNLQAVDLRSTNLQGANLKNANLRYANLQWADLRNVNLQGADLTGANLSFSLLVNANLQGANLEGSNLKMAGLRNSNFSYANLIKASLSQNLQNSHSVNLCRTMLPGGTMMSGDCNNMPPQKTGLLK from the coding sequence ATGATGATTTACTTTATACGTCCTCTTATTCCTTTAACATTGCTCTTAACTCCTAGTTTGATTAGTCAGGTCAATGATTTTTTCCGTCAAAATGCGATTAAACAGCTTCAAGAAACAAGGCGATGCTTTAGCTGTAACTTATCGGGAATAAATTTGTCAGGAGGAAACTTACAAGCAGTTGATTTGCGCTCAACAAACCTTCAGGGAGCTAATCTGAAAAATGCCAATCTTCGGTATGCAAATTTACAGTGGGCAGATTTGCGAAATGTAAATTTACAAGGAGCCGATTTGACTGGAGCAAACTTGAGTTTTAGCTTGCTAGTTAATGCAAATTTACAAGGAGCAAATTTGGAAGGCTCTAACCTAAAAATGGCAGGATTGAGAAATAGTAATTTCAGCTATGCAAATCTTATCAAAGCATCTTTAAGCCAGAATCTTCAAAATAGCCATTCTGTGAATCTGTGCAGAACAATGCTACCTGGTGGCACAATGATGTCAGGAGATTGCAACAATATGCCCCCTCAAAAAACTGGGCTATTAAAATAA
- a CDS encoding sensor protein KdpD, protein MSNSSTISPDISYIRPYRRGKHKIFIGMAPGVGKTYRMLEEAHQLKQDGIDVVIGILETHGRKETAQKSIGLEVIKRKVSIRENVTLEEMDTDAILQRSPQLVLIDELAHTNVPGSQREKRYQDVEVILAAGIDVYSTVNIQHLESLNDLVARITGVVVRERIPDRLLDEADAVVVIDVTPETLEERLREGKIYASEKIEQSLKNFFQRRNLIALRELALREVADTVEEEANTSTLEGQNCNVHERVLVCVSTYPNSVQLLRRGARIANYMNARLYTIFVANPERFLTKKESLHIDTCEKLCKEFGGEFLHIKSHNIAQEIAQVAARYHITQIVIGESQQPRWKRWFKGSFTQRLVDLIRHQNIDLHIIATEK, encoded by the coding sequence ATGTCCAATAGCTCTACAATCTCTCCTGACATCTCTTACATTCGTCCTTACCGACGTGGAAAGCATAAAATATTCATCGGTATGGCTCCTGGTGTGGGCAAAACCTACAGGATGCTGGAAGAAGCACATCAGCTTAAACAAGATGGTATTGATGTTGTGATTGGCATCTTAGAAACTCATGGACGCAAAGAAACAGCCCAAAAATCTATAGGGTTAGAGGTAATTAAGAGAAAAGTCAGCATTAGAGAAAACGTTACTTTGGAGGAAATGGACACAGATGCGATTTTACAGCGTTCTCCTCAACTAGTGTTAATTGATGAACTAGCTCATACTAATGTTCCTGGCTCTCAACGAGAAAAACGTTATCAAGATGTGGAAGTTATTTTGGCCGCAGGAATTGATGTTTACTCCACCGTTAACATTCAACATCTAGAGAGTCTAAACGACTTAGTAGCAAGAATTACAGGTGTTGTGGTGAGAGAACGTATTCCCGACCGCCTGCTTGACGAAGCTGATGCTGTTGTAGTTATTGATGTTACTCCAGAAACTCTAGAAGAGCGATTGCGAGAAGGCAAAATTTACGCTTCTGAAAAAATTGAGCAATCCCTAAAAAACTTTTTTCAGCGTCGTAATTTGATTGCTTTACGAGAACTTGCTCTGCGAGAAGTAGCGGATACAGTAGAGGAAGAAGCAAACACTTCTACATTAGAAGGGCAGAACTGTAATGTTCACGAACGAGTTTTAGTTTGTGTGTCTACCTATCCTAATTCAGTGCAATTACTCCGTCGGGGAGCTAGGATTGCTAATTACATGAATGCACGACTTTATACTATTTTTGTTGCTAACCCTGAACGATTCCTCACTAAAAAAGAAAGTTTACATATTGATACTTGTGAAAAATTATGTAAAGAATTTGGTGGTGAATTTTTGCACATTAAAAGTCACAACATTGCTCAAGAAATTGCTCAAGTTGCAGCTAGGTATCACATTACTCAAATTGTTATTGGTGAAAGCCAACAGCCTCGATGGAAAAGATGGTTTAAAGGCTCTTTTACGCAGAGACTAGTAGACCTAATTCGACATCAAAACATTGATTTACACATTATCGCTACTGAGAAATGA